From a region of the Streptacidiphilus albus JL83 genome:
- a CDS encoding SpoIIE family protein phosphatase — MANAWDSVGSADYGNGRAATGGSPGSALRPPILASWERCRQQGLDGRLAELPYLPDLDSEEQLLLASGPVVERLHSALAGTRQNVLLTDGSARVLMRRTAEASHSRGLDAVQLAPGFSYAEGVAGTNAIGTVLMEKRPCNVLGSEHFVDRLKSFTCSAAPIRDRITGAIRGVVDLTCLHRDSNPMMSALVREAAAAIEQRLFDQYGRREQELLESFLLAGGVGRGQARLGRGDLERLRDRAAELVARARADVVEVPLSHGRRAVLVCRPVDGPEGRTVLAVEANLGDGGTGRLRFGGALHPDAVGDSMREKLREPVREPVPESRRQAGRLLMFGDPAVSRHAVAARQRLALLCDAGLNIGTTLDMWVTAEEFTAAVVPRFTQYATVDLAAWVLDGDETAPAAALKLRRGAERTLHDAEGDPPHPTGQTVHYPPESPQLRCLRHERPVLDGELTDSRTDGPGRPGQGMRSALALPILARGAVLGVVTLYRCREAGPFHEDDLALAEELVARAALCLDNARRYAREHTLALTLQRSLLPRALPEQNAVEVAHRYLPAQESVGGDWYDVIPLSGGRVALVVGDVVGHGIHAAATMGRLRTAVRNFSALDLPADELLGHLDALVDSMDQEETDDHGHTGIIGATCLYVIYNPVTEYCTMASAGHLPPAVITGDGLVAFPDVHAGPPLGLGGSTFDAVEFALPADSRIVLYTDGLIEDRRQDIEAGLARLAVSLAGPRRSPEKLCEAVIRELLPEPSGDDVAVLVARARATDRRSLARWVVPIEPSAVAAVRAAATRQLLAWGLDDAVFTTELLVSELVTNAIRHATGPVELRLLRDRTLICEVADGSSVSPRLRRARMTDEGGRGLFLVAQLAQRWGTRYTSTGKVIWAEQPLPGPGPRPSA, encoded by the coding sequence GTGGCTAACGCCTGGGATTCTGTCGGCTCTGCGGACTACGGGAACGGGCGGGCCGCCACGGGCGGCAGCCCCGGATCGGCCCTGCGGCCACCGATTCTGGCCTCCTGGGAGCGGTGCCGGCAGCAGGGACTCGACGGACGCCTGGCCGAACTCCCCTACCTGCCCGACCTCGACTCCGAGGAGCAGCTGCTGCTCGCCTCCGGTCCGGTCGTCGAGCGGCTGCACAGCGCGCTGGCCGGGACCAGGCAGAACGTGCTGCTCACCGACGGCAGCGCCCGCGTCCTGATGCGCCGTACCGCCGAGGCCTCGCACAGCCGGGGGCTGGACGCGGTCCAGCTGGCCCCGGGCTTCAGCTATGCCGAGGGCGTGGCCGGCACCAACGCCATCGGCACGGTGCTGATGGAGAAACGACCCTGCAATGTCCTCGGCAGCGAGCACTTCGTCGACCGGCTCAAGTCCTTCACCTGCTCGGCGGCGCCGATCCGGGACCGGATCACCGGGGCGATCCGGGGCGTAGTCGACCTCACCTGCCTGCACCGGGACTCCAATCCGATGATGTCGGCCCTGGTCAGGGAGGCCGCCGCGGCCATCGAGCAGCGGCTCTTCGACCAGTACGGCCGCCGGGAGCAGGAGCTGCTGGAGAGCTTCCTGCTGGCCGGCGGCGTCGGCCGGGGCCAGGCCCGGCTGGGCCGGGGCGACCTGGAACGGCTCCGCGACCGGGCGGCCGAGCTCGTGGCCAGGGCGAGAGCGGACGTGGTCGAGGTCCCGCTCTCGCACGGGCGCAGAGCCGTGCTGGTCTGCCGACCGGTCGACGGACCCGAGGGCCGGACCGTCCTCGCGGTCGAGGCCAACCTCGGGGACGGCGGGACCGGCCGGCTCCGGTTCGGCGGCGCCCTGCACCCGGACGCGGTGGGGGACTCGATGCGGGAGAAGCTGCGGGAACCGGTCCGGGAGCCGGTGCCGGAGTCGCGGCGGCAGGCCGGCCGGCTGCTGATGTTCGGCGACCCCGCCGTCAGCAGGCACGCCGTCGCCGCCCGGCAGCGCCTGGCCCTGCTCTGCGACGCCGGCCTGAACATCGGCACCACCCTGGACATGTGGGTCACCGCCGAGGAGTTCACCGCGGCCGTGGTCCCCCGCTTCACCCAGTACGCCACCGTCGACCTCGCCGCCTGGGTGCTGGACGGCGACGAGACCGCCCCTGCCGCCGCGCTCAAGCTCCGGCGCGGTGCGGAACGGACGCTGCACGACGCCGAGGGCGATCCGCCGCACCCGACCGGCCAGACCGTCCACTACCCGCCGGAGAGCCCGCAGTTGCGCTGCCTCCGACACGAGCGGCCGGTGCTCGACGGCGAACTGACGGACAGTCGGACCGACGGGCCCGGCCGCCCCGGCCAGGGGATGCGCTCGGCCCTGGCGCTGCCGATCCTGGCCCGGGGTGCCGTGCTCGGGGTGGTGACCCTCTACCGCTGCCGGGAGGCCGGCCCCTTCCACGAGGACGACCTGGCCCTCGCCGAGGAACTGGTCGCCCGCGCCGCCCTCTGCCTGGACAACGCGCGCCGCTACGCCCGTGAGCACACCCTGGCGCTGACGCTCCAGCGCAGCCTGCTGCCCCGGGCCCTGCCGGAGCAGAACGCGGTCGAGGTCGCCCACCGCTACCTGCCCGCGCAGGAGTCCGTCGGCGGCGACTGGTACGACGTCATCCCGCTGTCCGGCGGCCGGGTCGCCCTGGTCGTCGGCGACGTCGTCGGCCACGGCATCCACGCCGCCGCGACCATGGGCCGGCTGCGGACGGCGGTCCGCAACTTCTCCGCGCTCGACCTGCCGGCCGACGAGCTGCTCGGCCACCTCGACGCCCTGGTCGACTCCATGGACCAGGAGGAGACCGACGACCACGGGCACACCGGCATCATCGGCGCGACCTGCCTCTACGTCATCTACAACCCGGTCACCGAGTACTGCACCATGGCCAGTGCGGGCCATCTGCCGCCGGCCGTGATCACCGGTGACGGCCTGGTCGCCTTCCCCGACGTCCACGCGGGACCGCCGCTCGGCCTGGGCGGCTCCACCTTCGACGCGGTCGAGTTCGCCCTGCCCGCCGACAGCCGGATCGTCCTCTACACCGACGGGCTGATCGAGGACCGCCGCCAGGACATCGAGGCCGGCCTCGCCCGGCTCGCGGTCTCCCTCGCCGGGCCCCGGCGCTCGCCCGAGAAGCTGTGCGAGGCGGTGATCAGGGAGCTGCTGCCGGAGCCCTCCGGCGACGACGTCGCGGTGCTGGTGGCCCGGGCCCGGGCCACCGACCGGCGTTCGCTGGCCCGCTGGGTCGTCCCGATCGAGCCCTCTGCGGTCGCCGCCGTGCGCGCCGCCGCCACCCGGCAGCTGCTCGCCTGGGGGCTCGACGACGCGGTCTTCACCACCGAACTGCTCGTCAGCGAGCTGGTCACCAACGCCATCCGGCACGCGACCGGCCCGGTCGAACTCCGGCTGCTCCGTGACCGCACGCTGATCTGCGAGGTCGCCGACGGCAGCAGCGTCTCACCCAGGCTGCGCCGGGCCCGGATGACGGACGAGGGCGGACGCGGGCTGTTCCTGGTCGCCCAGCTCGCCCAGCGCTGGGGCACCCGCTACACCAGCACCGGCAAGGTCATCTGGGCCGAGCAGCCGCTCCCGGGCCCCGGCCCCCGCCCCTCGGCCTGA
- a CDS encoding carbohydrate-binding protein — protein MRVGRRILHTALTVGSTFGLAVGGSVLALASAPSAQAATTCAAAWSPTTVYTAGQQASENGTEYTANYWTEGNDPATNNGGSGSGQPWTSDGACTGGSSGGGGGGGGGTGTGTGSVNGLLFSPYKDVTINMNWNTYQMQSAVTGSDLPVVGSGSLVSQYVPKLPALTLAFATGSCGSETWGGVSGADWAAENVPQLHAANLNYVVSTGGAAGTFTCASAAGMDSFIARYASPNLVGIDFDIEGGQSESDIQNLVAAAAGAQAQYPKLQFSFTLATLGASDGSYGGVNSLGNEVVQAVLGSSLKSYVINLMTMDYGNASSSVCVVSSGSCEMAQSAIQAVKNLEHTYGVPASKIAVTPMIGMNDATTETFTTADVDTLTSYAVSNGLAGLHYWSLDRDTPCSDTYASPTCNSLSSTTPLEYTDKFLSDLGD, from the coding sequence ATGCGGGTCGGAAGACGGATTCTTCACACAGCACTCACAGTCGGCTCGACATTCGGGCTGGCAGTCGGCGGATCGGTCCTCGCGCTGGCCTCGGCGCCCTCCGCACAGGCGGCCACCACCTGCGCCGCGGCATGGAGTCCCACCACCGTCTACACCGCCGGCCAGCAGGCCAGCGAGAACGGGACCGAGTACACCGCCAACTACTGGACCGAGGGCAACGACCCGGCGACCAACAACGGCGGAAGCGGTTCCGGACAACCGTGGACCTCCGACGGCGCGTGCACCGGCGGATCCTCGGGCGGTGGCGGAGGGGGAGGCGGAGGGACCGGCACCGGAACGGGTTCGGTGAACGGCCTGCTCTTCAGCCCGTACAAGGACGTCACCATCAACATGAACTGGAACACCTACCAGATGCAGTCGGCCGTGACCGGGTCCGACCTGCCGGTAGTGGGTTCCGGGAGCCTGGTCTCGCAGTACGTCCCGAAGCTGCCCGCGCTCACGCTGGCGTTCGCCACCGGCTCCTGCGGCAGCGAGACCTGGGGAGGCGTCTCGGGTGCCGACTGGGCCGCTGAGAACGTGCCCCAACTCCATGCCGCCAACCTGAACTACGTCGTGTCGACCGGCGGTGCGGCGGGAACCTTCACCTGCGCCTCGGCGGCCGGCATGGACTCCTTCATCGCCCGCTACGCCAGCCCGAACCTGGTCGGCATCGACTTCGACATCGAGGGCGGTCAGAGCGAGTCGGACATCCAGAACCTGGTCGCCGCCGCGGCCGGAGCACAGGCGCAGTACCCGAAGCTGCAGTTCTCCTTCACGCTCGCCACGCTGGGTGCGTCCGACGGCAGCTACGGCGGAGTGAACTCGCTCGGCAACGAGGTCGTCCAGGCGGTGCTCGGCTCCAGCCTGAAGAGCTACGTCATCAATCTGATGACCATGGACTACGGCAACGCCTCCAGCAGCGTGTGCGTCGTCTCCTCCGGCAGCTGCGAGATGGCCCAGTCGGCGATCCAGGCGGTCAAGAACCTCGAACACACCTACGGAGTTCCGGCGAGCAAGATCGCCGTCACGCCGATGATCGGCATGAACGACGCCACGACTGAGACCTTCACCACCGCGGACGTGGACACGCTGACCTCGTACGCGGTCAGCAACGGCCTGGCCGGGCTGCACTACTGGTCGCTGGACCGGGACACGCCCTGCTCCGACACCTATGCCTCCCCCACCTGCAACTCGCTCTCCAGCACGACACCGCTGGAATACACCGACAAGTTCCTGAGCGACCTCGGGGACTGA